AATGAAAGCCTTGTGACAAAGAGTGAGGCTTCTCTCAGAGGTGGCGGCCCCGACAGCCCCAAGGTGCAGCCGAAAAAGTGCACTCACTCGCCTCGCTGCTGCAGCCCCGCCGACCCGATCCCAGCGCTCAGCCATGATGAGAAGAGGCCTCCAGGTGGCAGCAAGACTTAGCCACCACGGAGCCCTTCCTGGCGGCCCCTACATCCTGCCCACGTTCAGCCCTGCCTCAGCATTCGGATCCTCCATGGACTCCATGGTGAGTGAGTGCTCCGCTCAGCCAGATGGGCAGCCCTTCTCCTGGGGGCCGCGGGTGTAGGGAGCACCCCAAATCTCCTCTTCCCAGATTGTGGCCGGGGCAGGTGAGCAGTTTGTTGGGAGCTATTTGATTTGGCAAAGGAAACCAAGTAGCCCAGATCCACAACTAAGACTACCAGGTTACTTTCAACCTGATCTGAATCTTGTGTGACCACCACTCACTTTCCTCCTATGGCACTCAGACTGTTGCAGCTGAGTTGCGACACCCCCAGACAAAGGACCCTGCGTGCGGCCGACTGCCCATGGGTGCGTTTGGTGCGTGAGCATCCGGCATCACAGAGGACCCCTCCTCATCCCACCGAAGGTACCGCACCCAAAACAGGTTTCAAAGGAGCCCCCCTTCCCCGGGCAGGCCCACGGCTATGGACAGAGCTGGAGTAGCCCCTGAAGTGAGGGGGTGATAACAGTGGTCCTCACCTGTGGTCACACCCCCAGGGTAGACAGTGTCTCAGGATGAGCTCTAGTCTGACCATCAGCTCGCACACTCACAAGTTTGGCAAGCTTAGCTGTGtttcttcagtttccccatctgcaaggTGGGGCTAATACTAGCCGTTCTCAGCCTCAAAGAACAGCTCACAGGCTTTAAAAGAGGACAATTTTAATGCGCCACCACAGAGCAGCATGCCTCTGTCAGCCCCCatgcctttccttcccttcctttgcaCATTAGTGTCCCCTTCCCTGGTCACCCACAGGAGTCCCCAAGGGCCATTTCCTTCAAGTCAACACTGGCAGAAGGGATTGAAGAGCCCAGGAACCCAGGAGCACACTACCTACAGGTCCCGAAGCCCAAGCAGCAGCCCACCTCCCAGGAAGCTGTCTAGTCTCCCTGATTTTTCCTGCCCAGGTCTCAAGATTCTGTCAGGAGAAGACAGATTTGAAGAATTATGCCCTCCCCAATGCCAGCTGGTGTCCAGACATGCTGAACCTGTACCACAAATTTCTGGAGAAAACTAAGGCCGATGGCTGGATCAGACTGCCCTCCTTCAAGTCCAACAGAAACCACATCCAGGAGCTCAAGCTCCCATTAGTGTTAACAGTTTCCTCAGGTAAGGCCTGGGCGCAGAGGGCCCATTGGCACACATGCACCCCAGCCCACCAGGGTCAGATCAGCCAGCCCCCTTCCCTGTGGTCAGAGTCACTCAAAAAGGAAATTCACAAGCTCTGTGCCAGTTCTCCGCCAGAAGTTTTTTCTGCTAACTCCGCCCCTCCCGCTGCAGCCCCAGGCAGGTGGATGAGAAAAGCGTCCTCTCAGGCCCCtggctcccctcctcccaggggaAGAGAGCACACCCTAGCAGCTACCTGTGCTCCCAGCCCAGAGTGCACCCACTGGAGAACTGCTGACTCAGCTCCCTGCCCCACTGCCTTCTCACCAGGGCTGCTTCCCTTACTCTCAAGCCTTATCCCAAgtcctcctgcccaccccacaAAGGTCTGAGGACTCTCCCTTGACCACTGCAGACCTCCGCACACCATCCCTGCTCTGCTAGGCCCAGAGGCTCTCCTGAAACACCCACGGATCCGAGTGATAGAGTTTTCCACTTTGATCTCtctgcgtgtgcgtgtgtgtgagcaTGCGTGTGTGTTAACTTGTCTCTCTCATTCACATATGGGTTCTTCCAGCCCAGTGATGAATGGGTGGTACATTGGGTTTagggaaaaaacaaagcaggTGCACCAAAATTTTTTGAAGACTTTGGATTCCATCCAAAAAGGATATAGTTCTTATAGTCGCCTTGAGAAAAATAATCAGAACTTTGGGGGACTCTTCTGCACTTATTTTTCTGTTCAGTATTGTTATTTTGAATTATATGTGAATTAAATGCCATACACTTTAATTTTCAATGTTTAAGGTCTCTTAAAGTCTGACCTGCCCCGACCCTACATCTATTCTCAGCCAGGGAACTTCATGGGTGTTTCTTCCTCAAGACCCAGGGCCCCCTGAGGACAGAGCTGTGTCCCCATAGACCCagggctccctgaggacagggctgtgtccccacacacccagggctccctgaggacagagcTGTGTCCCCATAGACCCagggctccctgaggacagggctgTGTCCCCACAGACTCagggctccctgaggacagggctgtgtccccacacacccagggctccctgaggacagaACTGTGTCCCCATAGACCCagggctccctgaggacagggctgTGTCCCCATAGACCCagggctccctgaggacagagcTGTGTCCCCACACACCCagggctccctgaggacagggctgTGTCCCCCTCAGACCGAGGGCCCTGAGGACAGGTCCGTACCTTGCTCTCCAATTGAAGGTTCCCTGAGAGCAGAGCCTGTATGTCCTCTGGTTCTCTCCTCAGCCCTATACCTGAGGCCGGGCTCCATCCATGCTGCTGAACGACTGGCCCTTCATCCTGACTGGGCCCCCTGCCCTCACACACTCCTTTCTTCAGCTgtcactccccatctctccccagacAAAAGTGACTGTCACATCTTCACCAGGTGTACTGAAACGGAAGGACAAAGCTACGAGTATGTCATCTTTTTCCACCCATCCAAGAAGAAGTCTGTCTGTCTTTTCCAACCAGGCCCCTACCTGGAGGGGCCCCCAGGGTAAGGCCACAGGCAGGCCCAGCGGGGGACACCTTTggctgcttcctgggcttggCTCAGGAGATGGATTGGGTGCAACCAGGCTCTGGGGTCTGTACCTCTCTCTAAGGAGCTGGGTTGGGAGTGGGAAGCTCTGGGCTCCAGTCTCACAGACTTGGAAGGATATTCTGTCATCTGGTTCAGTCCCCACTGTGCAGATAAAAAAGAGCCTCCTTATTCAGGTCTGGGAATTTTCCAGTAAGAAGGGGTCTTAGAAGCcactttgagaaggatgtgttGGACTTGGAAGAAGACAGGATCTGGAATTAGGAGCCAGGCTCCCAGTCCTGCTCTGTCAGGCTTGCTTGGAGATCCCGAGCAAGCAATTTAACCTCCAGCCTTCAGTCTCCTTACCTAAATCTCGGTGCAATAATATCTACCTTCCAGAATAGCTGATAGATATGCTATTATGGGCCTATAGGTATGTGCTCATAAACCATAAAGCACAATATAGCTATCAGGCCATCTATCCAAACTTCACCTTCTATCCatgggcaaactgaggcacacagaggtaAGTCATCTTGCCCAAGGTAGCACAGTCCATCAAGGTCAGGACCAGTCTCTAATCCAGGAGCTGGGACTCCAAGTCCATTGCTTCTCCCACTGTACTCCATTGCCTCCAAACTGGCAATAGACCCAGGAAAGAACTCACACTGGACATAAATACATTCACGAGGGAAATCAGGCTGGCCCTGAGCTTCTTGCCCGAGAATACTGGGTCACCGTGTCCATGGGTGTCTGCCTTCTCCATCCTTGTTCCTGCTTTAGACACTCACTGAATGCTATTGTTGGTTTCAGAATTCCTgcaagggagaagagggaggagggggaaggagaagcttTAGGGTCCCAAGGCCTGAGAGAGACTCAGTTGCAGTTAAACAGAACTCAAAGAGCTTAATAGATGTCAGCACCTCTACAGGCCATGGATTCAGACTGCAGCCCTTTGTCACCTTGGCCATCCTTAAGGTATCTTCCATGGGGACACTGATTTCCACACTAGTGCAGGCAGACACTGGGGGACTAGGTCAGAGCTCTACCCAGGCCATGGGTCCCCTCCCTTCTGAAGAGGAACACCCCCAAGAAGGCAGGGATAGGATGGAGTGTGGCTGACTTTATTTAGGGCCTCATGGAGGTGGGGCCGTGGAGTCAGAAGAGGACCACCCAACACTGAAGCCAGAGGACTGAGGGGGTCCAGAGAAGAAATGAGCGCCAAATTAGAAAAACCCAGTTCAGTCTATCTCCTGGGTAAGGAAAAACCCAGTTCTTCCCTGCTACGTCTGTCTTTCCTGTGAGTCTCCTTTACTCTCATATAGAACACTTCCCTTCcgacacttctggtcaccaaatgttcGCAGATTTTTCCCCACAACAAGCAATGCCCTGTGAcgccagctgggtgtcctacaatttaactccattctgacactgtctacctagAGGTAGTgccagatcccacaggttaaagtctcagtcccacaagacttcTCCCACCCTTCTTCAGATGCCGATGGCAAGTgtaggtccccaggttacccacaacttctgtctgATTTGGCTACAGTTGGTGGTTCCCAGAACCCTCTCCTGTGGTTGGATTAATTTACTAGAAccactcacagaactcagagaaacacttatagttaccagtttattaaagatATGATAAAGGATGAACATCCAGGTGGAAGAAACCCGTAAGGTAAGGTCTGGGAGAATACCAAGCGCAGGAGCTCCCGTCCCTGCGGTGTTGGGGTGCGCCACTCTTCTAGTGTGGATGTGTTcgccaacctggaagctctctgagaCCCATACTAATTGGAATTATTATGGAGGCTTCAACACATAGGTATGATCAATCATGAACTCCATTTTCAGCCCTTCTCTCTTCTCAAGAGAattgggggaggggcggggggcagggctgaaaattccaagcttccaatcatggcttggtctttctggtgaccagctctCAACCAGCCGGGAGTTGCCTCATTagaaaagacactcctatcacccaggaaatagagagtttcaggagctctgtgccaggaatcaaggacagagaccaatatatgtattttctattatctTGACAAGTACCCACCCAGCCCCTAGGCAATGAGGCCGGGTAGGCTTCTGGCTGACCAAGAGCTACCCTGAAGCACCTACACACTTGCGGATGGGTCTCCTGCCTGGCCAGTGAGGACAACGAGGGAAGAGCAGGCTTAGGGTTCTTCGGCAACAACTCTTCCCCTCCTTCAAGCAATAGGAGAAGGGAGGTGACTAGAAGCGTACATGAGGTTTTGTAAACATTACCTCATTTGATCTGAtgagatagaaattatttttactcACAATTCACagtgagaaaactaaagctcagaaaGGTTTAGCAACTTACACAAGATCAAACATGTAGTGAACGTGGAGGCAAGGAGTCAAACCAGGTGGGTGTGGTTGCATGGCCCCCAGCTGGGTGCCTTTCTATTGTCCCCAGCTTAACCAGCAATGGAGCTTTGGCATGAAGGTCAGCTTACACAAGTGAGAATGAGAGTTTTATGTGCTGTACATAAAGCAAGTGTTGGCATCATCCTGCTGAAGCCGGCTCTCGGCTTTCCACCAGCAGCACTGCTCGGGGGTCTATCTCGTCAGCACTTTATAGGTCCTAAGTTAAGCTCCACGTTTACCCACCTTGAAAATGTGGGCTCAACACTGGCCATAGTGACTAGTGAGGTGAGAGCTGGCCCAAGGTCATGGTTTAGAGACTAAAGCCCAAAAGTTCAGGGGCTTTATCATTCCCTGTAGGAGTGCACCTTTCCAAATTATGGTAGTGGCCGCCGGTAATTAGCTGATGAATCTGAAAAAGGTTTTTCCATTAActctaacaacaaaaaaagcttttTCCCGGTGAAATAAAATCATGGTATCAGTGGTTGCTAACACATGCTGTAGCGACATGGAAGACAAATCAGCTGATTTTGACTGGTTTGATCAGACGGGATCCAGATCTGTTTCCTTTCCATTCCTGGGGAAAGACGGAGGTGGGGTTGTTCCAGCCCTGgccttgccccctgcccccaccattAGGTTTGCCCACGGAGGGTCACTGGCAGCCATGATAGACGAGACCGTCTCTAAAACTGCTTACCTGGCTGGAGAGGGGCTGTTCACCCTAAATCTCAACATCAGGTTCAAAAAGTAAGTACGGATCCTTGGGGTGTTGGCCGTTGAGGGGACAGCCATGCGTGGCAGTTGAGGTGTAGAAGTCCTGCCTGTCACTCTCCTTCCCCAGCCACACAGTCCTCTGGTTCCCGGCCGGAATGCAACCTCTGCTGTCAGACTCTGGTTGCTGGCAGATGGGCCCTGAGCCCAGAACCGCTTTAGTCCTTGAGGCAGGGCGGGATGAAGAGAAGGATGGGGGGACAGAGAGGTAAAGGGATGGAGGCCAGGGGTTCATGTGAGGGAGGGGCTAAGCCGCCTCCTCTCCCAGCTTGATCCGTATGGGCTCTCTGGCTGTGCTGAACGTTGGCGTGGAAAAGGTTGAGGACCAGAAGCTTTACATACCCTGCGTCGCCCAGAGCACGGACCAGCAGACCATTTACACCAAAGCTTCAGGTAGAGAGCgcctcagccccaggccctgTCCTGCCACCCCGACACCCAGAACAAACAGAAAGGGAATGTTAAGGATCCAGTCCCAAGCAGGGGTCCAGCTTTTTAGAGTGGGGTTGGATACTTGCAGGAGACACAGACAAAGTGAGGGAAAACCCaactagggtttttttttctatgtatgagTGGCCCAACCTGTACCAC
The sequence above is drawn from the Tursiops truncatus isolate mTurTru1 chromosome 1, mTurTru1.mat.Y, whole genome shotgun sequence genome and encodes:
- the THEM5 gene encoding acyl-coenzyme A thioesterase THEM5 isoform X2 — protein: MMRRGLQVAARLSHHGALPGGPYILPTFSPASAFGSSMDSMVSRFCQEKTDLKNYALPNASWCPDMLNLYHKFLEKTKADGWIRLPSFKSNRNHIQELKLPLVLTVSSDKSDCHIFTRCTETEGQSYEYVIFFHPSKKKSVCLFQPGPYLEGPPGFAHGGSLAAMIDETVSKTAYLAGEGLFTLNLNIRFKNLIRMGSLAVLNVGVEKVEDQKLYIPCVAQSTDQQTIYTKASGTFLQLQLEEDSSQYYTLCLQESLLPTALPTWDTLQSSGGCPGSNR
- the THEM5 gene encoding acyl-coenzyme A thioesterase THEM5 isoform X1; protein product: MMRRGLQVAARLSHHGALPGGPYILPTFSPASAFGSSMDSMVSRFCQEKTDLKNYALPNASWCPDMLNLYHKFLEKTKADGWIRLPSFKSNRNHIQELKLPLVLTVSSDKSDCHIFTRCTETEGQSYEYVIFFHPSKKKSVCLFQPGPYLEGPPGFAHGGSLAAMIDETVSKTAYLAGEGLFTLNLNIRFKNLIRMGSLAVLNVGVEKVEDQKLYIPCVAQSTDQQTIYTKASGRERLSPRPCPATPTPRTNRKGMLRIQSQAGVQLFRVGLDTCRRHRQSEGKPN